In Deltaproteobacteria bacterium, the following are encoded in one genomic region:
- a CDS encoding sodium:alanine symporter family protein — translation MFSYSFLSRLSGIVWGPVTIILLVGTGIFITLLVRGIQTRKFIYACQLISGKFDNPEDEGEITHFQALSAALSATIGTGNIAGVGTAVALGGPGAIFWMWITALFGMGLKYGECLLSLRYRVIHEDGTVGAGPMYYLERGLGQKWLGILFALFATIASFGIGNMVQANSVAEPVHTYFHIPKIVTGLIIGGLVFAVIVGGIRRIGRVAGRLVPFMSIFYVLGALIVIFRHLGGIPAALAEIFSGAFTGTAATGGFAGAAVAQAIRFGVARGVFSNEAGLGSAPIAHGAARTREPVREGLVAMLGPFIDTLVICTMTGLVIILTGAYKEGLTGADLTAKAFTLGMGGSGGYIVATGLVFFAFSTAISWSYYGDRCVDYLFGEKFVMPYRVLYCILLPVGAYVRLELVWTISDIGNALMAWPNLVGLILLSPVIARSTREYFSDPSRVSASKKSELYR, via the coding sequence ATCTTTTCATATTCATTTTTGTCCAGGTTGAGCGGGATTGTCTGGGGACCGGTTACCATCATTCTTCTGGTCGGAACGGGTATTTTTATCACACTCCTTGTCCGGGGTATTCAGACACGGAAATTTATCTACGCCTGTCAGCTCATCTCGGGGAAGTTTGATAATCCTGAAGATGAGGGGGAGATTACCCATTTTCAGGCTTTGAGCGCCGCCCTTTCCGCCACGATCGGGACCGGCAACATCGCCGGTGTCGGAACGGCCGTGGCCCTCGGCGGTCCGGGGGCGATTTTCTGGATGTGGATCACGGCCCTTTTCGGTATGGGGCTCAAATACGGGGAATGTCTCCTTTCGCTGCGATACCGGGTGATCCATGAAGACGGGACCGTCGGCGCCGGCCCCATGTACTACCTGGAACGGGGCCTCGGACAGAAGTGGCTGGGGATCCTCTTTGCTCTCTTCGCGACGATCGCCTCTTTCGGGATCGGGAACATGGTCCAGGCCAATTCCGTGGCGGAGCCGGTTCATACCTACTTCCATATTCCCAAGATTGTCACGGGGCTTATCATCGGCGGGTTGGTCTTTGCGGTGATCGTCGGCGGCATTCGACGGATCGGACGGGTCGCCGGACGACTGGTACCTTTCATGTCGATCTTTTATGTTCTGGGTGCTCTCATTGTAATCTTCCGCCATCTCGGCGGAATCCCCGCCGCCCTGGCCGAGATCTTCTCCGGAGCCTTCACCGGTACGGCCGCCACGGGCGGGTTTGCCGGTGCCGCCGTGGCTCAGGCGATCCGTTTCGGTGTCGCCCGCGGGGTTTTTTCCAACGAAGCGGGGCTGGGGAGTGCGCCCATCGCCCACGGGGCCGCCCGAACAAGGGAGCCGGTGCGGGAAGGGCTGGTTGCTATGCTCGGCCCCTTTATCGACACCCTGGTCATTTGCACCATGACGGGACTGGTGATCATTCTCACGGGCGCATACAAAGAGGGATTGACCGGCGCCGATTTGACGGCAAAGGCATTTACACTCGGAATGGGCGGTTCCGGTGGTTATATTGTTGCAACCGGTCTCGTCTTCTTCGCCTTCTCCACGGCCATCAGCTGGTCCTATTACGGAGACCGCTGTGTCGATTATCTCTTCGGCGAAAAGTTCGTCATGCCGTATCGTGTCCTTTACTGCATTCTCCTTCCCGTCGGCGCTTATGTCCGGCTTGAACTGGTCTGGACCATCTCCGATATCGGCAATGCCCTGATGGCCTGGCCCAACCTGGTGGGACTGATCCTGCTCAGCCCCGTGATTGCCCGAAGTACTCGGGAATATTTTTCCGATCCGTCCCGGGTTTCCGCCTCGAAGAAATCCGAGTTGTACCGATGA
- a CDS encoding ATPase P codes for MKGMLKLEIPGFGRVEIRQVVMDLNGTLGTEGVPDTGTVDRLRRLSESLDLIVLTADTHGRAKDLPTDFGMRVERLEPGREDEQKSAFVERVGCDKTVTLGNGNNDVVMLRNARVGICVIGEEGASRRAVEAADIVVHHVHQALDLLLKPKRLLATLRW; via the coding sequence ATGAAAGGAATGCTAAAGCTGGAGATCCCCGGTTTCGGGAGGGTGGAGATCCGGCAGGTGGTGATGGACCTGAATGGGACACTCGGGACGGAGGGGGTTCCCGATACGGGGACGGTGGATCGGTTACGGAGACTTTCGGAGAGCTTGGATCTGATCGTCTTGACGGCCGATACCCACGGACGAGCGAAGGATCTGCCGACCGATTTCGGCATGCGGGTTGAAAGGCTCGAACCCGGAAGGGAAGATGAACAGAAGTCCGCTTTCGTTGAAAGGGTCGGTTGCGATAAGACCGTGACATTGGGAAACGGAAACAACGATGTGGTCATGCTCCGGAATGCCCGCGTGGGAATCTGCGTGATCGGAGAGGAGGGCGCTTCCCGCCGGGCCGTGGAGGCCGCCGACATCGTCGTCCATCATGTCCACCAGGCCCTTGACCTTCTTCTGAAGCCGAAGCGGTTGCTGGCAACCTTGCGGTGGTAA